The Chlorogloeopsis sp. ULAP01 genome window below encodes:
- a CDS encoding DUF2079 domain-containing protein, with amino-acid sequence MIGVSTLFLLGCSSLRHELFQSSAWDLGIFDQAIYLISQGQSPISSFLGFHILGDHAAIVLYPLALLYKIYPTVYWLLIVQAIALTLGALFINYLARQAGLNTRQATTMAAAYLLYPLVFNINLYDFHPEVIALPALLGAILAARLKKISWFCFSIMLVLGCKAVLSLTVSAMGFWLLVFEKRRLCGAIALLSGIVWFLIATKAIIPFFGGEAASVARHLSRYSHFGNSFIDIAQNLLLQPNLVLGKIFSFATLEYLALLIAPVLWGISPRYLLPLVGATPTLALNILANATQQRNLVHQYSLPILPFLFVAVIQTFANRCAWIQKPRIILLYSLVAFLALGKYGYFWTIYLDSLDTWQATREAIALVQTKGGVYTTAEIAPHLTHRPLIEFTDANSPPADLTKFEYILLNVRHPGWLSNRDFATNLVNQLKHTQVFQLNYQHDDVYLFVKNSSGEKSEKLI; translated from the coding sequence ATGATTGGCGTGAGTACCTTATTTCTATTAGGGTGCAGCAGTTTACGGCACGAACTGTTTCAATCATCTGCCTGGGATCTAGGAATTTTCGATCAGGCGATTTACTTAATTAGCCAAGGACAGTCTCCAATCTCTTCATTTTTAGGATTTCACATTCTTGGAGATCATGCTGCAATCGTTCTTTATCCACTGGCTTTGCTTTATAAAATTTACCCTACAGTTTATTGGTTATTAATTGTACAGGCTATTGCTCTAACATTAGGTGCGCTGTTTATCAATTATCTTGCCCGTCAAGCTGGATTAAACACGCGTCAAGCAACAACTATGGCAGCAGCTTACCTGTTATATCCATTGGTATTTAACATTAATCTGTATGATTTTCACCCAGAAGTCATAGCTCTACCTGCACTGTTAGGAGCAATTTTAGCTGCTCGTCTGAAAAAGATTAGCTGGTTTTGTTTCAGTATTATGTTGGTGTTGGGATGTAAAGCGGTATTATCTCTGACAGTGTCAGCGATGGGATTTTGGCTGCTGGTATTTGAGAAAAGGCGATTATGTGGTGCGATCGCTCTTTTGAGTGGCATCGTTTGGTTTTTGATCGCAACTAAAGCAATCATCCCATTTTTTGGTGGCGAAGCCGCTTCAGTAGCACGTCACCTCTCACGCTACAGCCATTTCGGCAACTCTTTCATTGACATCGCTCAAAACCTACTCCTCCAACCCAATTTGGTACTGGGAAAAATCTTTTCCTTCGCGACTCTAGAATATTTAGCTTTGCTGATTGCGCCAGTCTTGTGGGGAATCTCACCTAGATATCTTTTGCCGTTGGTAGGCGCTACTCCCACATTGGCTTTAAATATTCTCGCTAATGCCACTCAACAGAGAAATTTAGTCCATCAATATTCTCTACCAATCCTACCTTTTCTCTTTGTTGCTGTGATTCAAACCTTTGCCAATCGGTGTGCTTGGATACAAAAACCACGCATAATCCTCCTTTATTCTTTAGTAGCTTTTTTAGCTCTGGGCAAATACGGCTACTTCTGGACAATTTATCTAGATTCTTTGGATACTTGGCAAGCAACACGGGAAGCGATCGCTCTAGTTCAAACCAAAGGAGGTGTTTATACAACTGCTGAAATCGCACCTCACTTAACTCATCGTCCACTGATCGAATTTACAGATGCCAATTCACCACCAGCAGATTTAACAAAATTTGAATACATTCTCTTAAATGTTCGCCATCCAGGCTGGTTGAGTAATCGAGATTTTGCAACCAATTTGGTTAATCAACTCAAACACACACAAGTATTTCAACTTAACTACCAGCATGATGACGTTTATTTATTTGTCAAAAACTCTTCTGGTGAAAAGAGCGAGAAGTTAATTTAA
- a CDS encoding DUF2079 domain-containing protein has protein sequence MIKQFFKLGTVGWMIAISALLFFVCSSTRHILFQSGALDLGIYDQVVYLISQGKPHISSFLGFHHLGNHAAWAVYPLALLYKIYPSAYWLLAVQAISLALGALPTYYLALQAGLKESQAIAMAGVYLLYPLVFNVNLFEFHPEVMAVPVFLGVVLAARQNQATLFCLGIIFILGCKAVLSLTVAAMGLWLLVFEKKRFYGIFAIIAGISWFLIASQVIIPFFSNNEAAAVARYSYLGDSVLEIAINLVIKPELILGRVFSLKTLEYLALLVTPLIWGLTPQHLTPLVGAMPALVLNILSDKPEQRDLIHQYSLPILPFLIIAVIASLANDKAWLRTRRAILLWALVGFIVLAKYGYFWSRYLRSVDNWQATRQAIAQVQSSGAVLTTHSIAPHLSHRQTIHFVDDISGLPEDINQYDYILLNVRHPDGTRNPAFAANFVNQLQNNQLFQLRYQRDQVYLFIKNPSLN, from the coding sequence GTGATAAAACAATTTTTTAAGCTTGGCACTGTCGGTTGGATGATTGCCATTAGTGCTTTATTGTTTTTTGTGTGCAGCAGCACGCGCCATATATTATTTCAGTCGGGAGCTCTCGATCTGGGGATCTACGATCAGGTAGTCTATTTAATCAGTCAAGGAAAGCCACATATCTCTTCTTTTTTAGGCTTTCATCATCTGGGCAACCACGCAGCCTGGGCAGTCTATCCCTTAGCTCTACTCTATAAAATTTACCCAAGTGCTTACTGGTTATTAGCTGTGCAAGCTATTTCTCTGGCGTTGGGTGCTTTACCTACCTATTATCTTGCCCTTCAAGCAGGATTAAAGGAAAGCCAGGCAATAGCAATGGCAGGTGTTTACCTGCTGTATCCGCTAGTTTTTAATGTCAATTTGTTTGAGTTTCACCCAGAAGTAATGGCAGTTCCCGTTTTTTTGGGGGTAGTTTTGGCAGCACGGCAAAACCAAGCTACTTTGTTTTGTTTAGGCATTATCTTTATTTTGGGTTGTAAAGCTGTGTTATCACTAACAGTGGCGGCAATGGGTTTGTGGCTGTTAGTGTTTGAAAAAAAGCGTTTTTATGGAATATTTGCCATTATTGCTGGAATCAGCTGGTTTTTGATAGCAAGCCAAGTTATTATTCCCTTTTTTAGTAATAATGAGGCAGCAGCAGTAGCACGTTACAGCTATTTGGGGGATTCTGTTTTAGAGATTGCTATTAATTTAGTTATTAAACCAGAGCTAATTTTGGGGAGGGTATTTTCACTCAAAACACTAGAATATCTGGCGCTTTTAGTTACACCACTAATTTGGGGATTGACACCACAACATCTAACTCCTTTAGTGGGTGCAATGCCGGCATTGGTTTTAAATATTCTTTCTGACAAGCCAGAACAACGCGATTTAATTCACCAGTATTCTCTGCCAATACTGCCTTTTTTGATTATCGCTGTAATTGCCAGTCTAGCCAATGACAAAGCATGGTTACGTACCAGAAGGGCAATTCTTTTATGGGCGCTTGTAGGTTTTATTGTTTTAGCAAAGTATGGCTATTTTTGGTCGCGATATTTAAGAAGTGTTGATAACTGGCAAGCAACACGGCAAGCGATCGCCCAAGTTCAATCCTCAGGTGCTGTTTTAACTACCCATAGCATTGCGCCTCATTTAAGTCACCGTCAGACAATCCATTTTGTGGATGACATTAGTGGCTTACCTGAAGACATCAATCAATACGACTATATATTGCTCAATGTACGTCACCCAGATGGCACTCGTAACCCGGCGTTTGCTGCTAATTTTGTTAACCAACTTCAAAATAATCAATTATTTCAACTGCGCTACCAACGCGATCAAGTCTACTTATTTATCAAAAATCCTTCTCTCAACTAA